One Acinetobacter colistiniresistens DNA segment encodes these proteins:
- the tenA gene encoding thiaminase II — protein sequence MTFSQDVWQRNQDLYQKILALPFNQELAAGTLDRDVFCHYVIQDAHYLLAYGRALAVAAAKAYAADDVIQFSEAAKIAIIVERSLHNDFMQEFDVSKIEFENTPLTLACHHYTSFLTATAWSESYPVILAALLPCFWIYAEVGKDIVSQSVANNPYQAWIDTYAGEEFNTAVRNVIATVDKVAARCDEDTLAKMHAAYTMGAKLEWLFWDSAYQQRQWLGLD from the coding sequence ATGACGTTTTCTCAAGATGTTTGGCAACGCAATCAAGACTTATACCAAAAAATACTAGCGCTGCCGTTTAATCAGGAACTGGCCGCAGGTACATTAGATCGCGATGTCTTTTGTCATTATGTGATTCAGGATGCCCATTATTTATTGGCGTACGGCCGTGCGCTTGCGGTTGCTGCAGCAAAAGCCTATGCAGCAGATGACGTGATCCAATTTTCTGAAGCGGCTAAAATTGCCATTATTGTAGAACGCAGTTTACACAATGACTTCATGCAGGAATTTGATGTCAGCAAAATCGAGTTTGAAAACACTCCACTGACGCTGGCGTGTCATCATTACACCTCTTTCCTGACGGCAACCGCATGGTCAGAAAGCTATCCGGTGATTTTAGCAGCCTTATTGCCCTGCTTCTGGATTTATGCAGAAGTGGGGAAAGATATCGTCAGCCAGTCGGTTGCCAACAACCCTTATCAGGCATGGATCGATACCTACGCAGGTGAAGAATTTAATACGGCGGTGCGTAATGTAATTGCAACCGTGGATAAAGTCGCGGCCCGTTGTGATGAAGACACCTTAGCCAAAATGCATGCGGCCTATACCATGGGGGCAAAACTGGAATGGTTGTTCTGGGACAGCGCTTATCAGCAACGTCAATGGTTAGGTTTGGATTAG
- a CDS encoding DUF475 domain-containing protein, with translation MKHFRFSIFFTVVCLALSAYWGYTHGPEAGVTTMLKALTITAILAVMEVSLSFDNAVVNASVLRGWDHFWKMIFLTVGILVAVFGMRLIFPVVIVAVTADMGMIEVAKLALNDPKTYSERLMAHHAEIAAFGGTFLLLVFLNFFFDDGKETHWFRWLEAKLAHLASVPAMSVFLALIAMLIMAANVDESARLAVTMAGIWGIVVYIGVQVLSHLLGGEPEIDEDGNAVTHDSNGAASGVVKAGFGGFLYLEVLDASFSFDGVIGAFAITSDVVIIMLGLAIGAIFVRSMTIYLVEKGTLDAYIFLEHGAHYAIGALAFIMIASGTGLHVPEVVTGLIGVAFIVWAVIASIQYSKREQQAS, from the coding sequence ATGAAGCATTTTCGTTTTTCAATTTTCTTTACGGTAGTGTGTTTGGCATTGTCTGCTTACTGGGGCTATACGCATGGCCCTGAAGCAGGGGTTACGACAATGCTGAAAGCATTGACCATTACTGCAATTCTGGCAGTGATGGAAGTTTCTTTATCTTTTGATAATGCCGTGGTCAATGCATCTGTACTTCGTGGTTGGGATCATTTCTGGAAAATGATTTTCTTAACCGTTGGGATTCTGGTTGCTGTATTTGGGATGCGCTTAATCTTCCCTGTGGTGATTGTTGCGGTGACCGCTGACATGGGCATGATTGAAGTAGCAAAATTGGCTCTCAATGATCCGAAGACCTATTCTGAACGCTTAATGGCACATCATGCTGAAATTGCAGCATTTGGTGGAACCTTCCTGTTGCTGGTATTCCTGAATTTCTTCTTTGATGATGGTAAAGAAACCCACTGGTTCAGATGGCTAGAAGCGAAACTGGCACATTTGGCCAGTGTGCCCGCGATGTCGGTTTTCCTCGCCTTGATTGCAATGCTCATCATGGCGGCTAATGTAGATGAATCTGCTCGCCTAGCGGTGACCATGGCGGGGATTTGGGGCATTGTGGTGTATATCGGGGTGCAGGTTTTGAGTCATTTACTGGGAGGAGAGCCTGAGATTGATGAAGATGGCAATGCGGTGACGCATGACTCAAATGGTGCCGCTTCTGGCGTCGTAAAAGCAGGTTTTGGCGGCTTCCTTTACCTTGAAGTATTAGATGCATCGTTCAGTTTTGATGGGGTGATTGGTGCCTTTGCGATTACCAGCGATGTGGTGATCATCATGCTTGGCTTGGCGATTGGTGCGATTTTTGTCCGTTCAATGACCATTTATCTGGTAGAGAAAGGTACGCTGGATGCCTATATTTTCCTAGAGCATGGTGCACATTATGCAATTGGTGCCTTGGCATTTATTATGATCGCCAGCGGTACGGGGCTGCATGTACCTGAAGTGGTGACCGGCTTAATCGGTGTGGCCTTTATTGTCTGGGCGGTAATTGCCTCGATTCAATATAGCAAGCGGGAACAGCAAGCCTCTTAA
- a CDS encoding MFS transporter: MNALERRSTFALSSIFALRMLGLFMIIPVFSVAGQSYQYATPALIGLAVGVYGLTQAILQIPFSLLADRFSRKPLVVLGLLLFAIGGAIAGLSDTIYGVIIGRAIAGAGAVSAVVMALLADVTREEQRTKAMAAMGMSIGLSFVVAFSLGPWLTSLVGISGLFFVTTIMGLAAISMLLLVPKVTRHHRNYQQGYLTQLKQVIQMGELNRLHVSVFALHLLLTAMFIYVPSQLIEYAQIPLAKHGLVYLPLLVISLFFAFPSIIIAEKYRKMRGIFLTAIAGIIGGLLILIFGYESKYVLLAGLGLFFIAFNVMEALLPSWLSKAAPIQSKATAMGVNASSQFLGAFFGGTLGGQLLMLQNTALGWSVLTGIAIIWLLISFGLAQPRYLSSIVLPLPQAIQTDEWTSKLLAIRGIEEVVVMPEQQVAYIKVDKQSIDDTGRQDLTHLIGKEVAI, encoded by the coding sequence ATGAATGCTTTAGAACGTCGTTCAACCTTTGCCTTAAGTAGCATTTTTGCCTTACGCATGTTGGGCCTGTTCATGATTATTCCTGTGTTTTCAGTTGCAGGACAATCTTACCAATATGCTACACCCGCCTTGATTGGTCTCGCGGTTGGAGTCTATGGTTTAACTCAGGCGATTTTACAGATCCCCTTTAGTTTGTTGGCCGATCGTTTTAGCCGTAAGCCTTTGGTCGTCCTGGGGTTATTATTGTTTGCAATCGGCGGTGCAATCGCAGGCTTATCCGATACCATTTATGGCGTGATTATTGGGCGTGCCATTGCCGGTGCAGGCGCGGTCTCTGCTGTGGTGATGGCATTACTGGCCGATGTCACTCGTGAAGAACAGCGTACCAAAGCCATGGCGGCGATGGGCATGAGTATCGGTTTATCCTTCGTTGTCGCTTTTAGTTTGGGACCTTGGCTCACCAGTCTGGTCGGTATTTCTGGCTTATTCTTTGTCACCACTATTATGGGCTTGGCTGCGATTTCGATGTTGCTTCTGGTGCCAAAAGTCACGCGACATCACCGCAATTATCAGCAAGGTTATTTGACCCAACTCAAACAAGTGATTCAAATGGGTGAGTTGAACCGACTGCATGTGTCGGTATTTGCTTTGCATTTACTCCTCACGGCAATGTTTATCTATGTACCCTCGCAGTTGATTGAGTATGCGCAAATTCCATTGGCCAAGCATGGTTTAGTCTATTTACCGCTGTTGGTGATCAGTCTGTTTTTTGCTTTTCCCAGCATTATCATTGCGGAAAAATATCGTAAAATGCGCGGCATTTTTCTCACTGCAATTGCGGGGATTATTGGCGGATTGCTGATTCTGATTTTTGGCTATGAGTCTAAATATGTATTGCTGGCAGGACTGGGTTTATTCTTTATTGCCTTCAATGTGATGGAGGCATTATTGCCTTCATGGCTGTCTAAAGCCGCACCGATTCAATCTAAAGCCACGGCGATGGGCGTCAATGCCAGTAGCCAGTTTTTAGGTGCTTTCTTTGGTGGTACTTTAGGTGGACAGCTTTTGATGTTACAGAATACTGCGCTTGGGTGGAGTGTACTGACGGGGATTGCTATAATATGGCTGCTGATTAGTTTTGGTCTGGCTCAGCCAAGATATTTATCTTCCATCGTGTTGCCTTTACCTCAGGCAATACAAACAGATGAATGGACTTCAAAACTGTTGGCAATTCGTGGTATTGAAGAAGTCGTGGTGATGCCTGAACAGCAAGTTGCGTATATTAAAGTCGATAAACAGAGCATTGATGATACTGGGCGACAAGATTTAACGCACTTGATTGGCAAAGAGGTAGCCATTTAA
- the ssb gene encoding single-stranded DNA-binding protein, producing MRGVNKVILVGTLGKDPETKTFPNGGSLTQFSIATSESWMDKSTGERKEQTEWHRIVLHNRLGEIAQQYLRKGSKVYIEGSLRTRQWTDQNGQERYSTEIRGDQMQMLDSRQQGEQSGGDFNQPRFNNNNNQGGGYQNTGYNNNNNQGGYGQTGGFNGGNQQGNYAGSPQAGNGFNSPKAAPQPAAAAPADLDDDLPF from the coding sequence ATGCGTGGTGTGAATAAAGTTATTTTAGTCGGTACTTTAGGTAAGGATCCAGAAACGAAAACCTTTCCAAATGGTGGATCATTGACTCAATTCTCGATTGCAACCAGTGAATCGTGGATGGATAAAAGTACGGGTGAGCGTAAAGAGCAAACAGAATGGCACCGTATCGTGTTGCACAACCGTTTAGGTGAAATTGCGCAGCAGTATCTGCGTAAAGGTTCGAAAGTGTATATCGAAGGTTCATTGCGTACCCGTCAATGGACAGACCAAAATGGTCAAGAGCGTTACAGCACGGAAATCCGTGGTGATCAAATGCAAATGCTCGATAGCCGTCAACAAGGTGAGCAGAGCGGTGGTGACTTTAATCAACCTCGTTTTAACAACAATAATAACCAAGGTGGTGGTTACCAAAATACGGGCTATAACAATAACAACAATCAAGGTGGTTATGGTCAAACTGGTGGTTTTAATGGCGGCAACCAGCAAGGTAATTATGCAGGCAGTCCACAAGCGGGCAATGGTTTTAATTCACCAAAAGCAGCACCGCAACCGGCTGCAGCGGCACCTGCGGATTTAGATGACGACTTACCGTTCTAA
- a CDS encoding LysR substrate-binding domain-containing protein, with protein MINSFDDFHYFYLVVKHGGFSAASEAENISKSKLSRRIIELEHKFNVSLIQRTTRHFKVTDLGQEFYEECCKVIAQVECAENILLKQKNEPQGVVKISCPPLMMHFQIRKLLNQFLKAYPKVEISLELTSRRVDVLHDDIDIAIRTSFEPNQDSSLIVRDVIRTEHCLVAAPELLEGRSIRHYSELKHYPSVALGIQKHQYYWHLCHIHSDETVDVPYQPRVKSNDLAGVYYAVHDGLGIADLPYLTVQSDIKKGKLIHLLPEWKSNRGTVQLVYASRKGQRLVVEKLIETLMAGLRELAKTDSGYSL; from the coding sequence TTGATCAACTCATTTGATGACTTTCATTATTTTTACTTGGTGGTGAAACATGGCGGATTCAGTGCCGCCAGCGAAGCTGAAAATATCAGTAAATCCAAACTCAGCCGCCGTATCATTGAGCTAGAACATAAATTCAATGTCAGCCTGATCCAGCGTACCACCCGTCATTTTAAAGTCACGGATTTGGGCCAAGAATTTTATGAAGAGTGCTGTAAAGTGATTGCACAGGTCGAATGTGCCGAAAATATCTTGCTCAAACAAAAAAATGAACCACAAGGTGTGGTTAAAATCAGTTGCCCGCCCTTGATGATGCATTTCCAAATTCGGAAATTACTCAATCAATTTTTAAAAGCCTACCCCAAAGTTGAAATTTCCTTAGAGCTCACCAGTCGACGGGTCGATGTACTGCATGATGATATTGATATCGCCATCCGCACCAGTTTTGAACCCAATCAGGATTCCAGCTTAATTGTGCGCGATGTGATTCGCACCGAGCACTGTCTAGTCGCTGCGCCCGAATTATTAGAAGGCAGAAGCATTCGCCATTATTCAGAGCTAAAGCACTACCCAAGCGTCGCCTTGGGTATTCAGAAACATCAATATTATTGGCATTTATGTCATATCCACAGTGATGAAACTGTCGATGTGCCTTATCAACCGCGGGTCAAAAGCAATGATTTGGCTGGAGTCTATTATGCGGTCCATGATGGACTTGGCATTGCCGACCTCCCCTATCTGACAGTACAAAGCGATATTAAAAAAGGCAAACTGATTCACCTCTTACCTGAATGGAAATCCAATCGGGGTACCGTGCAATTGGTCTATGCCTCACGCAAAGGCCAACGCTTGGTGGTGGAGAAACTGATAGAGACCCTCATGGCGGGCCTGAGGGAATTGGCAAAAACTGACAGTGGCTATTCCTTATAG
- the ycaC gene encoding isochorismate family cysteine hydrolase YcaC, producing the protein MANNYARLDKDNAAVLLVDHQTGLLSLVRDIDPDKFKNNVLALANAAKYFNLPTILTTSFENGPNGPLVPELKEMFPDAPYIARPGQINAWDNEDFVKAIKATGKKQLIIAGVVTEVCVAFPALSALAEDFEVFVITDASGTFNALTRDAAWDRMSQAGAQLMTWFGMACELHRDWRNDIEGLGTLFSNHIPDYRNLMNSYAQNTTQK; encoded by the coding sequence ATGGCTAACAACTACGCTCGCCTAGACAAAGACAATGCTGCGGTGCTTTTAGTCGACCATCAAACAGGTCTACTTTCCTTGGTTCGGGATATTGATCCAGACAAATTTAAAAATAATGTTTTGGCGTTGGCAAATGCCGCAAAGTATTTCAATTTACCCACGATTCTGACCACCAGTTTTGAAAATGGCCCGAATGGCCCACTGGTACCTGAACTGAAAGAGATGTTTCCCGATGCTCCTTATATTGCCCGTCCCGGTCAAATCAATGCTTGGGACAATGAAGACTTTGTCAAAGCCATCAAAGCCACAGGCAAAAAGCAATTGATTATTGCGGGTGTGGTTACAGAAGTCTGTGTGGCTTTTCCTGCCTTATCTGCCTTGGCAGAGGACTTCGAGGTGTTTGTGATTACGGATGCTTCTGGAACGTTTAATGCCTTAACCCGTGATGCAGCATGGGATCGGATGTCACAAGCCGGCGCACAACTAATGACCTGGTTTGGGATGGCTTGTGAATTGCATCGTGACTGGCGTAATGACATTGAAGGTTTAGGTACTTTATTCTCGAATCACATTCCTGATTATCGCAACCTGATGAACAGTTACGCACAAAATACCACGCAAAAATAA
- a CDS encoding pirin family protein, producing MKKILGVYQNKHMHWVGDGFPVYNLFSYDRLGQSISPFLLLDYAAPYRFDPTTAQHGVGSHPHRGFETVTIAYQGEVTHKDSSGGGGTIKAGDVQWMTAGGGILHQEFHSPEFAHHGGLFEMVQLWVNLPAHSKMTPAKYQAIEANQIQHIALDDAGSEMRVIAGQYQDTAGAASTFSPVNVWDGKIVQGQTHTFYISEGQTTLLVLLSGQVLLNETQSIEAPSLVILSREEIDFSIQAEQDSKFLILTGQPLNEPIEGYGPFVMNSKAEIVEAVRDFNSGKFGSMHA from the coding sequence ATGAAAAAAATTCTTGGTGTGTATCAAAACAAGCACATGCACTGGGTAGGTGATGGTTTCCCAGTCTATAACTTGTTTTCCTATGACCGTTTAGGCCAAAGCATTAGTCCTTTTTTATTGTTGGACTATGCGGCACCATACCGTTTTGACCCAACCACAGCACAGCATGGCGTGGGTTCACATCCGCATCGTGGTTTTGAAACAGTGACCATTGCCTATCAGGGTGAAGTCACCCATAAAGACTCGAGTGGCGGTGGTGGAACTATTAAAGCGGGTGATGTGCAATGGATGACTGCAGGTGGCGGGATCTTGCATCAGGAGTTCCATTCTCCTGAATTTGCCCATCATGGTGGTTTGTTTGAAATGGTACAGCTTTGGGTCAATTTGCCAGCGCATTCAAAAATGACGCCAGCAAAATACCAAGCCATTGAAGCGAATCAAATTCAGCATATTGCACTGGATGATGCAGGCAGTGAAATGCGAGTCATTGCAGGTCAATACCAAGACACTGCAGGTGCAGCAAGCACCTTTAGTCCAGTCAATGTCTGGGATGGCAAAATTGTTCAAGGTCAAACGCATACGTTTTATATATCTGAAGGGCAGACTACATTGTTAGTATTACTATCAGGTCAGGTGCTTTTGAATGAAACTCAAAGCATTGAAGCGCCAAGCTTGGTGATCCTTAGCCGAGAGGAAATTGACTTTAGTATTCAGGCCGAGCAAGACAGCAAATTCCTGATTTTGACGGGTCAACCGTTGAATGAGCCGATTGAAGGTTATGGGCCGTTTGTCATGAACAGCAAAGCTGAAATCGTCGAGGCAGTTCGTGATTTCAATAGCGGTAAATTTGGTTCGATGCATGCTTAA
- a CDS encoding FAD-dependent oxidoreductase codes for MDIAIIGSGMAGLASARILHDAGHKVTIFEALAGRGMDSHSIDFDGGIIDAPLRVMNPKLWQNTLSLASYLGIETFPVRTFMACSWLFDDKTDTWLTTSRSRIGNFPIINNRKGIQQYGWRLVKGMLQLKTAVHQFFKSDNQDITLAEFMNQYHIEEVFWHGTVMPVLYTICTCHPKTIGEWPAKPLLEFIRQLTEGEALLRMKGGTPALVNRLIEGIDIHSGSAVQKVEEQGEKVLVENAQGESQLFDRVVIATPTPVIEDFLKQPQFAEDIALLKKFRFEQGDLVIHTDPIVMPQRRKDWAVLSYMMDRKFTRQQFTVWINAIEPSLVGKNAVFQTWCPVIDIDPKKVISKVKLTRAVVDSETVALNKQIQQRHLDLNRKVFYCGSWSCDGLPILESAVTSAMHISEILGAAIPFVGLKPKVKVAPELGY; via the coding sequence TTGGATATTGCAATTATTGGCAGTGGAATGGCAGGACTTGCCTCAGCCAGAATCCTACATGATGCCGGGCATAAAGTAACCATATTCGAAGCACTCGCAGGCCGAGGCATGGATAGTCATAGTATTGATTTTGATGGTGGCATTATTGATGCACCGTTAAGGGTCATGAATCCAAAACTTTGGCAGAATACCCTAAGTTTAGCCAGCTATTTAGGCATCGAAACTTTTCCTGTCCGTACCTTTATGGCTTGCAGTTGGTTATTTGATGATAAAACCGATACATGGCTGACCACCTCACGCAGCCGTATCGGCAATTTCCCGATTATCAATAACCGTAAAGGGATTCAGCAATATGGCTGGCGTCTGGTCAAAGGTATGCTGCAACTGAAAACCGCGGTACATCAATTTTTTAAATCAGACAATCAAGACATTACCTTGGCCGAGTTCATGAATCAGTATCATATTGAGGAAGTGTTCTGGCATGGTACCGTGATGCCAGTGCTGTATACCATTTGTACTTGCCATCCCAAAACCATTGGTGAATGGCCTGCGAAACCTTTACTGGAATTTATCCGACAGTTGACAGAAGGTGAAGCCTTATTACGGATGAAAGGTGGAACGCCTGCGTTGGTCAATCGCTTGATTGAAGGTATCGACATTCATAGTGGTTCAGCTGTTCAAAAAGTCGAAGAGCAGGGTGAAAAAGTGTTGGTGGAAAATGCACAAGGCGAAAGCCAGTTATTTGACCGTGTAGTGATTGCCACGCCAACCCCAGTGATTGAAGATTTTCTGAAACAACCACAATTTGCTGAAGACATTGCCTTATTGAAAAAGTTCCGTTTCGAACAAGGCGATTTAGTTATTCATACCGATCCGATTGTGATGCCGCAACGCCGCAAAGATTGGGCGGTATTGAGCTATATGATGGATCGTAAATTTACTCGCCAGCAATTTACCGTGTGGATTAATGCGATTGAGCCGAGTTTGGTCGGTAAAAATGCCGTGTTCCAAACCTGGTGTCCGGTGATTGATATCGATCCAAAGAAAGTGATTTCCAAAGTTAAACTCACCCGTGCAGTGGTCGATTCGGAAACCGTGGCCTTGAATAAACAAATTCAGCAGCGTCATCTGGATTTAAACCGTAAAGTATTTTATTGCGGTTCATGGTCATGCGATGGCTTGCCAATTTTAGAATCTGCTGTGACCTCGGCCATGCATATTTCTGAAATCCTAGGTGCAGCCATACCTTTTGTTGGATTAAAACCAAAAGTCAAAGTAGCGCCTGAACTCGGTTATTAA
- a CDS encoding SAM-dependent methyltransferase: MSSFKQALIEKVIGHKYAIDAKRLGDDALLAWSNLGFWQGQHYDYPQACRSLADQVAQSIQLKSTDRVLDLGCGQGASLLHWLQHYHIQQLSAVELQPECVKRIQKQLPQVQIHCGSFLNLKTLGLLNSFDLVLCIDAAYHSDLNSFLDSTSVVLNSKGRIAFHTLMWSDNWLHCSALQKQKYRYLLKSADVNWQYLMDQQQLAQTLAQHGFIDIKIQDFSKPVLNGFAEYIETRKSKKTAFDLAQLKIEMTAKLCRKLYQDGLVRYIQISAVKK; encoded by the coding sequence ATGAGTTCCTTCAAGCAAGCGCTGATCGAAAAAGTCATTGGGCACAAATATGCGATTGATGCCAAACGGCTTGGTGATGATGCGCTGCTTGCTTGGAGTAATTTAGGCTTTTGGCAAGGCCAACATTATGATTATCCACAGGCCTGTCGAAGTCTGGCCGATCAAGTTGCCCAATCGATTCAACTGAAATCCACAGATCGTGTTTTAGATCTCGGCTGTGGGCAAGGCGCCAGTCTGCTGCACTGGCTTCAGCATTATCACATTCAACAACTCAGTGCTGTTGAGTTACAGCCCGAATGCGTCAAACGAATTCAAAAACAATTACCGCAAGTGCAAATTCATTGTGGATCTTTTTTGAATTTAAAAACACTCGGACTTTTGAATTCATTTGATCTGGTGCTGTGTATAGATGCGGCTTATCACAGTGATTTGAATTCATTTCTTGATTCGACATCCGTAGTTTTGAATTCAAAAGGTCGGATCGCGTTTCACACCCTGATGTGGTCGGATAATTGGCTACACTGTTCTGCTCTACAAAAACAAAAATATCGCTATCTATTAAAAAGTGCCGATGTGAATTGGCAGTATCTGATGGATCAGCAACAGCTTGCGCAGACTTTAGCGCAGCATGGTTTTATTGATATTAAAATTCAGGATTTTTCTAAGCCTGTGTTGAATGGTTTTGCCGAATATATTGAAACACGAAAATCTAAAAAAACCGCCTTTGATTTGGCTCAACTCAAAATCGAGATGACTGCCAAGTTGTGCCGAAAACTCTACCAAGATGGATTAGTACGTTATATTCAAATCAGTGCAGTAAAAAAGTGA
- a CDS encoding GFA family protein has product MPNQYQGSCLCGAVSYQAEVAPRYRFNCHCRDCQKATGSAYAPIAFFHHSELKINGELKYFESLGLSGKPIRRAFCPNCGSQMFGLPELVPEMISIRAGTLDDPNLYQPQAECFVSHANEWDLLNPNISHFEKMIGKKRE; this is encoded by the coding sequence ATGCCAAATCAATATCAAGGTTCATGCCTGTGTGGGGCAGTGAGCTATCAGGCCGAGGTTGCGCCACGTTATCGTTTTAATTGCCATTGTCGTGATTGCCAAAAAGCCACGGGCAGTGCTTATGCACCGATTGCTTTCTTTCATCACTCTGAACTAAAAATTAATGGTGAACTCAAGTATTTTGAGTCTTTGGGGTTATCTGGTAAGCCGATACGCCGTGCATTTTGCCCTAATTGTGGATCGCAAATGTTTGGCCTACCCGAACTCGTGCCCGAAATGATTTCAATCCGTGCAGGAACACTGGATGATCCAAATCTGTATCAACCGCAAGCAGAATGTTTTGTGAGTCATGCAAATGAATGGGATTTATTAAATCCGAATATTTCGCATTTTGAAAAAATGATCGGGAAAAAACGAGAGTAA
- a CDS encoding gamma-glutamylcyclotransferase family protein has translation MLSLFVYGTLGPNRPNAHIMENIGGTWADAHVFGTLKQQGWGAELGFPGIMLDQTDQKVSGFVFFSDNLEQHWQALDEFEGAGYQRVPMKAHLSTGEVIDSFVYALNT, from the coding sequence ATGCTCAGTTTATTTGTTTACGGGACTCTAGGACCAAACCGTCCCAATGCCCATATCATGGAAAATATTGGTGGTACATGGGCAGACGCACATGTATTTGGCACACTCAAACAACAAGGTTGGGGCGCTGAACTGGGCTTTCCGGGCATTATGCTTGATCAAACAGATCAAAAGGTCTCTGGCTTTGTGTTTTTCTCAGATAACCTAGAACAACACTGGCAAGCACTGGATGAATTCGAAGGTGCAGGCTATCAACGTGTGCCTATGAAAGCACACTTAAGCACGGGTGAAGTGATTGATTCCTTTGTTTATGCGCTCAACACATAA
- a CDS encoding T6SS immunity protein Tli4 family protein → MKDNGKDYKFTKQRVGFNFANAPSVVITAETEAIYKAEDNLLVRTEKNLQKSPNYITTKNQTKDLRKGEKTVNQSSPLSGLELVTQVPMEGGTGIIATWEHAGTVNSALDPFVSMTVDTARTENYVRTSSISNNHGLQIYEAILNSLKKF, encoded by the coding sequence ATTAAAGACAATGGAAAAGACTATAAATTTACAAAACAACGAGTAGGGTTTAATTTTGCAAATGCCCCTTCAGTTGTGATTACAGCTGAAACAGAAGCGATTTATAAAGCAGAAGATAATTTATTGGTGAGGACGGAAAAAAATCTTCAAAAAAGTCCCAACTATATAACAACTAAAAATCAGACCAAAGATTTAAGAAAGGGTGAAAAAACAGTGAACCAGAGCTCACCTTTGAGCGGGCTTGAGTTAGTCACACAAGTCCCAATGGAAGGGGGGACAGGGATCATCGCCACATGGGAGCATGCAGGGACCGTGAATTCAGCTCTAGATCCATTCGTTTCCATGACGGTCGACACCGCCAGAACTGAAAATTATGTCAGAACCTCAAGCATTTCCAATAATCATGGACTTCAGATATATGAAGCTATCTTAAATTCATTAAAGAAATTCTAG